TAACAAGGAGGTAAAATGACCATGTTTGCCCCTATTTATTACCCATATTTGGCACTAATTGATTATTGCATGCACATGCACTTTCTAAATAGGTAAAATGACTTGTTTTCTGGGACAAATTTTGAATCCTACAATGACTTGTTTTTTTGTGACGGAAGTAGTACTCTCAAACAGTTTTGCTTTCTGTTTATACCTGATATGAACATCCTCGAGAGTTCATCCGAAACAAAGCCGTTCATATTTTAGTATGATTTGTAACTTGTGCGTTACAACTGGCCAGGATATTGTACTTTGTATCTGGTGTAGTCCATGTACTTCTCACTACATGCTTGATGGAATATATTAGCTGATCACATAAATAAACGTGCAGGTCCATTACAATAGAATCGACAAAGATGGACTCTTTAGTCATAAAGAAATTACTGTACTGTTTGTGCCTAATCTGTCGGAATGCCTGCCTTCAGTTGATATATGGAAGAATAACTGGATTGCATATAGAAAATCAAAGGCAGAAAGGGAGCAGCTCACTATGAAAAAGGAAAAGGTACTTTGTCCTATTATTGTCCTTTAATTGTGTGAATATATTTTGTTCTTTCTCTGGAGTTCTTACTAAAAGTATTGTATCCTTTGTTGCCTTGTTTCAGAGCCCTGGTGAATCAAAAGAGCAGAAGCAAGGTTTGGAAGATTCATTTTGAATTTCACTGAATTCTTTTACATGTCTTTGAGAGCAAAATGTAAGACAATCTGTTAACAATTTCAGGGGAACTGAACAAGGGTAAAAGTATAGATGGTGACCTTTTAAAAGAAGGTGATGTTGGATCCAGTGATATGAAAAATGATAAAGTTGATGCTGATATGGATCAGAAAGGTACGGATGTGGAAGGTAAGGTTGATAAAGTTGAGGAACCCACTGAGAAGATGGGTGGGGATGTTGAAGCAAAAACTACAGAGGGCTCCTCCATTGACCATGCGGCTGGGGATAAAAAGCCCATAAAAAAGAAAGTAATAAAAAAGGTTATGAAAGTTGTTCGGAAAAAACCAACCGCTGGAGCTTCAGCTTCAGCTTCAGCTGATAAATCTTCTACTGAGGGCAAGAATGTTGCAGCAGAATCTGCAAGCAAAACTGCAGAAGGGGGGCAGAGTCAACAAAACAGTGAGGATGCTGGAAAAGAACAGGAGGGAGCTGGCAGCAATCAGCAGCCTGAAGCAAAGAAAACCAGTAAGAAGAGAATAATTCGAAGGGTTGTTAAAAGAAAAGTTTCTGCTTCAGGGTCTCAGTTGACTGCTCCTGCTACCCCTGCCGAAACGAGTAAGAAAGAAGCAGAAGTTCAGCCAGAGAAAAATGTTGAGAGTTCAACCGATGCTGGAACTTCTCAGACTAAGCTGCAAGAAGGGTCCAAAACTTCTGCTGAAGATGTCTCAAGTCAGAAGGATcagaaggaagaagagaaacCAGAGGAAAAGGAGCACACATTGACTGATGGCAGAAGTCCAAATGGTGATAAGGCTAATCACAAGGAAGCTGTGGAACAAAAAGATATGAAAAAGGATGGAAAGAAAGAGAAGACAAAGGATGATAAAGAGAAGAAGAATAGAGACATCAAGGTGGATCCAAAGCTAAAGCCACTAAATGACttgaaagaaaagaagaagtctGATGAACCTCCGAAATATCCAGGATTCATTCTTCAGGCAAAAAGGAGTAAAGAATCTAAAGTATGGATAACATACATAATTTCCTTTTTGTTCCATATATTTCTTCTATTCAAACATGCTCATATGAAATATGAATTGCCCAGGAGATGTTTATCATTCCAAGCTTTCTGTTTTTCAGCTCCGTTCGACATCCCTTTCGTTGGACGGCCTCCTAGATTATACTGCCAAGGATATAGAGGAGTCAGTGTTTGAGGTCTGTATTCTGTAATTATTTGATTGATGCTTGTTAGTATTTCAACAGAGACTAACATGTGAACCTTTATATCTTTTGCTGCTACCTAGTTGGTACATGGGAGCATATTGCAGCATAGAATCTCTTTTTAGATTTTTGTGTTTGAGCTCATGCTCATGCATATGTAATCTGATCTGTTCTTTCTATTCCTTCTCAGCTTTCTTTGTTTGCTGAGTCATTCAGTGAAATGCTTCAACACAGAATGGGTTGTGTTATCCTGTCTTTTCTTGAGGTACATTCTTCAGCTCTGCAAATGATTTAGCTTAAATAAATACCAAATAATTCTCTCCTTTTTAATTCATCTGATGACACCTCTTCTGAGACTTATTGTACCGTAGTATAATGTAAGAAGGCCCTGGTgctaaaatttatacaaatgtTTCCATTAACATCTTTTGGTGATTTATCATTATCAATTCTGGGATGCTTTGAGCACCCTAAATCTGCATTGATATATGCTTTGCTCCAATCATGATGTCACCTACGATATATTCTTCCTTACTATAGCTGCTGCCTAGTATTCAATAACTAAGTATCAGGGCTGCTCTCATTCCTTTTTTCATGAGTTGTTGACTAATCTCACTTTGCGACTACAAGTGAGACTCAAGCTGCTCTTTTCAAGACAGCAACTCACTCTACTGTTAGTTGGACCCAGAAATAAGCATATAACTCGGAATTGCCAAATATAACTCAAAATCTGGATCAGGTGTGGAGAGTCCAACTTGGCTAAATTTTTAGTTCTCAAATGCCTGGGTACACTGGATTTTTTTCACTGTGTGGCTCTCATGGTCAACCTTGACTTGGCATTTAGTGATGGTGCATTTTGTTTCTAGTGGAAGTTTGAAATTTTCTAATGTAAACTATTAGAGGCTGTAATATCGATAAACTTAGGGTTACATACCATGCTATACCATGAAAGCATGAAAGTAGGTGTACCCATCCACGCTAAATGCTGTCATTGTAACCATGACCAACCCCTATGTTTTTAGCCTTTTGGCACATCGATATGTTTCAACATTTGGTCTGTTTTTTCTTCACAGAAACTGTCCAAGCGTTATGTTTTGAAGAGGAATCAACGTAAACGCCAAAGAGAGGAAGATctaaagaaagaagagaagaaaTCCTCAGAGAAGCGACCCAAGACAGCTCATGAGACCATAACTGAAAGTGCTGGTAATCCAGGGGGGGATGTTAAAATGACAAAAGAGGGTGAAGAAAAGATGAGCACAGATCATTCAGCAAGCGTCCATGATGAACAGTCAAAAGAGGGTCAGGTAAAATTAGGCACTGATCATCCGATCGCTAACCTTGATGAACCAGCAAAAGAGGGTGGGGAAAAGATGAACACTGAACATTCAGAAGCTGCCCTCAATGAAGCTGAAGCTGGTACAAAGATGGATGAGGAAGATCCTGAGTACgaggaagatcctgaagaaatagAAATATAtgaagatgatgaggacatgGATGATGCTCATGCTGAAGAACCCACTGCAGAACTGGTATTATTATATTTTCTTTCTCAtcatttttttttgcaaaatacgTTGAGTCAGCTCTTCATGATTCTGAACTGACATGTCATTTATCACTGTTTGTTTCCTTAGCATATGATGCTTTACCATGTGATTCCAATCAAATCCTGGGCTTAAATGGCTAATGGCAAGCACTAACACTGTCAATATCAAGTGGGCTATTACCATACTTCAAGTCCCTCTAGTGCTTGAGGCTGCCATTTTACAAATCTTACATCTTGGTTATAGTTAAGGTCTTACAAAGTAGTATATTTTAGCTTCAGAAACAAAACGATATTGTATTTTTTTGTATGTTGAGTTTCAACTTTATGCAAGAGGTATATAAAGCTAGTGCATGGAACTAACTATTTCTAATCTGTGTCTGTGTGGCACCTCATTGTCTTGTGACAGAATGAGGATGACAGAGAGGCTAAGCCAGAAGTAGCTGCAGAAGATGGTGGAAATAACAAAATTACGAAGGAGCCTGAATTGGAAAATGTCGCTAATATCCACGACAAAGCTGCTTCAGTGGAGGAAAAGCAGTCTATGGCAGAGAAAGGAGACTCGGTGGAAGGTGGAGAGAAGGTAGTTAGTAAGGAGGTGAAGCCAGCAAAAGATGAGGTGGTTGATAAGGAACTATTGCAGGTAATGTTTTTTCCCCTGATGCTAAGAGTTAGTATAAAACATACAATAATATAAGGGATTACTGCGTTCTTGGCCCTACTTTGAACTCCAATTATAATTTTACCCTCGTTTTTGCTCCGTTTGTGTTTTTACCCCTACTTTTTGAATTTGAAGACTCCATTTGCCCCTATTCTTAACTCTGTTAGTTACATCCAGAATAAACGAATTaagtaaaaaagaaaaaacttcGCAATATGCTGAAGAGACAATATAATTAGTTTGGCCCAGATTATGTTGTCATTATTGTTTTCTCTCTCCATCTTATAGGCCTTTAGGTACTTCGACCAAAACAGAGCAGGATATCTCAAGGTAACATACAAACCCTGCATTATTATTTCAAATTCAATTCAGCTATTTTGATTCCAGTGGTTACAGCCACCATCGTTATTTCACAACTTCAGGTGGATGATTTAAGATGTATTCTTCACAACTTGGGGAAGTTTTTATCGAGCAAGGATGTGAAGGTCAGATACAATTCTGTTATTTAGAACCCCCTCCCAGCCTTATAAACTGTTTACCATTGTTGAACACAACAATTCTTTTGGCAGTTGAATGTAGCTTCCTCGGGAGAAGCATTTAGGATATTCTATTTGTTGGCGTTGGTATTCTCAATTTGTCGTGGCTTTCTAACGATAGCTCGCTGTCTGCTGTCTGCAGGACTTGGTTCAAATTGCTCTTATTGAGAGCAATTCTGCAAGGGACAATCGCATACTCTATCCAAAGCTTGTGAAGATAGTTGACCTGTGATCTGGAGTTGCCTTGACCCCTGTTAGCATGTTCAAGTCAACTATGATGGACTCCTTGGATTAGTTATAAAGGGATTGGCTACCTGTTTGCAGAGGAGCAGTTTTTCTTTTCTGGTtggatgttttttttttctttgctcTTTTTTTTGTCATATCATAAACTGGGCAACCCTGTTGTGCTGCATCAAGGAAAATTGCAGTTCATGAATGCTTGCACCCGAGGGAAAAAAAAACTTTGAAATAATGCTTATTGGTGCCATGATCTTGCTTTTGATCGTTTTAGCTATGTTCACATTTCACTAGAAGTTATTTCGAGTTTCGACGGCCTCTGATTCTGCGGGACAGGGAACCCTTTTCCTGAGGTTTTGACCATTCTCCTAGCAAATCGTTGCGGTGGTTTCACGAGCCTGTTTGTCTACTGTCTTCGGTAGGTTAGGCATTCTGAATTCGCCTCGCGCTCTATTTTCTaataaaagaagaaaagagaggaaaggTTGTTTTATCATAGCATCCCATGTTGGAACTAAAAGATTTAGATGCGGATTGGCGGTGTTTGAAATCGTACCAAAATTTCGCAATGTTGTGAACATCTACTTGAGCCGGTATCCGCAAGTGACCATTCGGAGAAGCCCGTTGCGCTCTCTCTGGGGACTCCGACTCCTGTAACTTGCTGTTTAGTTTTCCTTGTATTGTGATTGTACCAACAATGTAAGTAGCATTCGTATTTCGTTGCGAGGTGTGAGGGGCATGTCAATGCTAGTGACGTCGCCATCACATCTGATCTTCGAGCttatttttattttgagaaAATCTTTGAGCTTATTTTTTTGCTGCACTAAAAGGTGCCAAATAAAACTTTAAATCGCGAGCAACGTCAAACACCAGCCAGTGGTGATGACCGATGAGAAATTGCAGCCTCCAAAGCGAGCCAATGAACGGTGAGATCACGGAAGGCCGACAGCGGCAGGTGACCCCACCCGCCAGTCGCATCGGACCGTGCTGCTCCCAGAGGCGAGAACGTAACGATCCAACGGCGCAGGAGTTATCTGACAGCGGAGGGCCCACGACCTTCTTCTAGCAGCTTCCACGACATGAAGGAAGGGGGGTGAGGAGAAAAAGGGaagtggcggccggcgacgaggcgAAGGAGCGTGGAGCGGAGCAATGGCGACCGCCTCAGGTGAGCACTCGGTGTCCGCCCTGGAACCCTCCCTTCCCTACGCCCTCTCGTCCGCCCCGCCGTCCCGTGGCGGCTGCTCGGGCCGGCACCGGGCTCTGCGGCGCCGAGGAAAGCGGCGGAGGTTGTCGTCGCTCCTCTTGTCGACGTGCTCGTTTCATGTGGTTCCTGGTCCTCTTCATTGGCTCGATCAGTCGGTCGAGTGGCGGGTAGCGCATTGCGTCGTAAGAGGCTCCGTCGATCGAGGGGTTCGCGGGTGGGCTTCGGTTTGGGGTCGCGGTGTTTAGAGGAGGCGGGTACTTCGCGTGGAATTTTAAGAGATTTCGATTAATGCTCGTGGCGTTGGTTCGCTCTGGTACCTGCATTTTGTTGATTAAAGGCTCAAATGTGAACCCCGAAACAGAATGTACCAAAAGATGGAATGATGTTTCCTTTTCCCCGTGAAATCAAGGTGGCGTTTGTTGCCAAATCGATGTTAAATCTTTGGTTCGTGTTACCAATATGGAGGAATCACATTGCGCAATAACTAGAAAACATATCCTGTGCGGTACAAAGGGATTCTCTAAGAATTTATGTACATTTTCTGCAGTCTCTTTCAAGTCACGAGAGGATCACAGGAAGCAACTTGAATTGGAGGAAGCACGGAAAGCCGGTCTTGCTCCTGCAGAGGTGGATGAAGATGGAAAGGAGATTAATCCTCACATCCCACAGTATATGTCCTCTGCCCCATGGTATCTTAATTCAGAGAAGCCTGTAAGTTTCTCAACTTGGTTGTTTGTTTATCTTCTGCTGTGGAGTAGGATTTAGAAGTTTCTCACTTTTTTTTTCTCACTTGTTCAGAGTTTGAAACATCAACGGAAATGGAAATCGGATCCAAACTACACCAAGGCATGGTACGATAGGGGTGCAAAAATATTCCACGCCAATAAATACAGAAAAGGTGCTTGCGAAAAGTAAGTTAAATCTGCTGGTGCCCTCTATTCACACACAATTTATTTGTATTTGTGCAATATTTAGCCTTTTTTAGGAGAAAACATCCTCTTTAGTCACTCGATATCATAATCTACCCCAACTGGGTTTTGGACCCGTAAAGTTTATAAGTTCCATTGTGGTTTTATCTTCTTTTTTGGCCACACTTACTTTCCTTAAAATATTTTTGTAACCTTGTATCCATTCTGTTGCTGTAGCTGCGGGGCCATGACTCATGATAAGAAATCATGCATGGAACGGCCTCGAACTGTGGGAGCAAAGTGGACTAATATGCAAATAGCTCCTGATGAAAAGGTGGAGTCATTTGAACTAGATTATGATGGCAAACGTGACCGGTGGAATGGTTACGATCCATCAACCTACACCCGTGTTATTGCGGAGTATGAAGCCAGAGAAGAGGCACGAAAAAAATACCTAAAAGAACAGCAGCTCAAAAAACTTGAAGAAAAGAATGGTAACCAGGATGACATTGATGTGGGCAGTGATGAGGATACAGAGGATGGCCTGAAGATAGATGAGGCTAAAGTTGATGAGAGCAATCAAATGGACTTTGCTAAGGTGGAGAAGCGTGTGCGTACAACAGGTGGTGGAAGCACCGGAACTGTGAGGTAAATATGCTCGAAGGAGAAAAGGGAGCTTGCATATCACTAGGATATCTGTAAATGCAAAAGATTCGGTAATCTAAGAAATCAAAGTGATGTTATAATGTTATATGGGATAGTTTACTCTCATCTTCTTGTCACTTCGATAGTATACTCTCATCTTCTTGTCACTTCTGTTGTTATTCCTTCACCCTGTTTGAATTAGAGGACTGCTCCAGAAGTTTGTAGGATCTAGCTTAAATTTAAACTAAACCTGCTATACTTTTCCTATCACCAATTATAACTTTCAGGAATCTCAAAAGAAGGGGGTGATATTTCTGACCTGACATACATATTTTAGTAAAAGTCAAGTACATAAGTTGTGTAAATGCTATTTTGGTGCTTATGCTGTAAATATTCCATCCAGGAACTTGCGTATCAGAGAAGACACAGCCAAATACCTTCTAAACCTCGATGTAAATTCTGCATATTATGATCCAAAGACTCGTTCAATGCGTGAAGATCCTTTGCCAGATATGGACCCCAATGAAAAATTCTATGTGGTAAGTATTGCATAATATGGGTCAATGAATGCTCTGCACCAAACCAATCCTTAACTTGCCATATCATTTGCTCACTCAGATTTATATTTAATGTTGTTGCCATGATTTACTGTAATGCAGGGAGACAACCAAAATAGGCTTAGTGGACAAGCTCTGGAGTTTAAGCAACTCAATCTTCATGCTTGGGAAGCTTTTGAAAAGGGTCAGGACATCCACATGCAGGCAGCACCATCCCAGGCTGAATTACTGTACAAGAGTTTCAAGATTAAGAAAGAGAAACTGAAGTCTGAAACCAAGGAGAAAATTATGGAAAAGTATGGGAATGCTGCTTCTGAAGAACCACTACCCCGGGAGCTTCTTCTTGGACAAAGCGAGAGAGAGATTGAATATGATCGGACTGGACGTATAATTAAAGGGAAGGTTTGTTTTTCCATATGTAATCATCTTGGACCATTTTTTGAAGGACTCTTGGGCCATATTCTCTAATGTATGTGTGGAAATTGTTTAGGTTATTCGTTGTCATTATATACTGTTTATCTGCAGGATACATCTGTTCCTAAGAGCAAGTATGAAGAAGATGTCTACATCAATAACCACACGAGTGTCTGGGGTTCATGGTGGAAGGATCATCAGTGGGGCTATAAATGCTGCAAGCAGACTATTAAGAATAGTTACTGCACAGGTTTGGCTGGAATTGAGGCTGCTGAAGCTTCAGCAGATTTGATGAAAGCAAACATGGCCCGCAaggaggctgcagaaggtatgACTTCGTTGTATTTTTCTGGGAGGGTAACATGCCTTTATGGGGTTCTTTTTCTTATTGTTGGTCCATTCGAAGATCTAACTATCAGATTTCTCACAGTAGACATTTGTGTGCCTTGTTTATTTGTTTTTTCCTCCTTTATCTTTCTTTGGTGTACTGGGATCCTTGGAGAACACTTTCATACACATCAGCAATATGATTAAACTAACATGGGAAGATGGAAACGTTTAAACAAATATTGAATTTTATTGTTAATTGTTTTCACCAAACATTGAATTTGGATATTCAGGAATCTCGTGTTGCTTGATGTACCTTCTTTGGGAACTTGTTCCAACTTCCTGCTAACAGAATACAGATTAATATCACAATTGTTGATCATACTGTTGATCATAGTGCTTTTATTCCAGTTTGATGATAGCAATCCAACTATTTGTAGTGAGATTATCTCTACTTATTTAAGCGGTTGGATATCTTAACATATTTGTTTATGCGTGATTCATCTGCAAAATTGCAATAATGCAGAGGAGCCTGTACAACATGAAGAGAAACGGCTTGCCACTTGGGGAACTGATGTCCCTGATGATCTTGTTCTTGACAAAAAGAAGCTTGCTGAGTCTTTAAAGAAGGTAAGCATTACTTCCTTGTCACTGTAAAGTTGTGTACCACTCGATATTTCAGTGCCTGTTGTTTTTTTTTTCGATCATTCGTTCATCTGTAACTCAAATATGATTTCATGTGTAGGAGGATGAAAGGAGGCGAGAGGAAAGGGATGAAAGGAAGAGAAAATATAATGTCAAGTGGAACGACGAGGTACTCATTTTTTGCATCACCTGTAGTTGGTCACATAACCCTCATTTTTTGCATCACCTGTAGTTGGTCACATAACAGTACAGCACCTCTGCACTTGCCCTGTCCTCTATACAAAGTGCCTTAGTTACTGATCGAGTTGCCTATGTAGGTCACTGCGGAGGACATGGAAGCCTACCGTATGAAGAAAATCCACCATGACGATCCAATGAAAGATTTTCTGCATTGAACAACACGTTTGTGGATGTTATAACTAATAAGCGCGTTGCTGTTGCCTATCATGATTGTGCATTGCAATATCTGCATGTCAGCTCTGATTGTCCAGTTTCTGTCACTAGAAATTAGAGACGTGGTACTGTTATGCATGGAGCTGCATTATGGAATTTGCACATGATGTTAATGATACTTTTGAGCATGAAAAGACTAGGTATTTACTCTAATTGACCCCATTCTTCAGTTTTGAATTATAATAGTTTCTCTCTGCATTTCAGATGGGACAGCAAGACTAGCGCTTGGATATTTGTTGGGGGTACGCAGCCTACCTGGACCTGCAACGTCATtgtaatttttttttttgcgtcaACATTTGCCTTCTCACTTAAATTGGATGAAATTATGATTCATGAGCATATAAGTTAATGACATCATAAAGCTTGTTGAGAAAAACCCCAAGCTAGCAATGTCAGGAGGTTATACGACAGGGCATTTCAAAAAGGTATAGCATATGTAGATATAAAACAACGCGCACAAGATGTGCCTGCTCATTTGGCTGCACCAGCGGCATGACACAGATTGTGCAACCAAGTTTCCTGCACGTAGAAGTCTAATTTGGAACCTCTGCTATTGTGTTTATCAGCTCTCGCTGCTTAAGAAAAAACTGAGAAGCTCGGCGTCGCGTATCTTGAGACAGGCCGTGGCCGCCATCACTGAGAAAATAATCATGTGTGCCTCTGTATCCCAAACCAATGAAATCTCGATGTATACTTGGTAATGTTGAACATACAAATACATGCTGGGAGGAAAGGACCTGGAGCCCTTGATTGTGCCCTTCCTTTCAGCTGATGGCGTGTATTAACCCAGATTGTTGTCTAGACAATAGTGATAATATGGCAAGAACCTGTGTATGCATTGTCTGAATTCACATCATCTGGAGAACCTGTGTATGCATTTTCACAGTACTGTGAAGAGGCGCTTGTAATATCGTCACATAACAATATTGATGGAATTGCAACAACCGGTAAATTTACCAAAACATACCATCAGTTTCTGATAACCTCAATAAATTCTTACAGATTGATAAGCTCGATGAAAATCAGCATAAATTGAAAATGACCCGTACAGCTTGTTGAATGGTTCTTATGACGGTGGCACTTGCAGTTCGGATCCGCCTGCACCCTGCACAAAATGACTCGCCTCACAACCCATCTGGGGCAGACCAGATACTGGCAACATTCTCAACATGAAGCATGTCCTAGTCTTGACATCCCACAACTTATGGCCCTCTCGTATCCAACAAGACCTTTCAAAAATAAGCACAATGGAGGTCAGAGCATCAGCAATGATGCCTACTGATAGATTGTCATCAAGCGCAGGTGTCCTTTCTTCTCAGGCTTCCTTCATCAGTACTCGGCCGGCGAGATCACGTCATCAATCTTGAGGATCATCTTCACCACCTGCGTGGCAAGCAAGATCTGCTGCTGCTTGCCAATCAGAGTCTCAAAGACATTCTGCTCCTTCATGTCGTTTGTGCCAACGTCATTGCAGTCTATGCCGCAGTGGGGGTTGCTCTCCTGCAAAGGTGTTCAGTCAAGCGTATCACTACGATTTTCAAATAATATATCTATGCACAGCGAGAATACCATAAACACTAAAAAGAGCATAGCTTGTGATTGCACAAGTGCTGAAAACAACAACATTAGGCAATCCAACTGTACAAGTGCATCCCCTTAATGATGAACAAGAAGCCAACGTTAATCACTAGCACTACACAAACTATGAACTGGGCATGATCTGTCTAACAAGGATAAGAAGCACGGATGCTATTAAAAATTAAGCAATAGACT
The genomic region above belongs to Panicum hallii strain FIL2 chromosome 4, PHallii_v3.1, whole genome shotgun sequence and contains:
- the LOC112889453 gene encoding pre-mRNA-splicing factor SLU7-like, encoding MATASVSFKSREDHRKQLELEEARKAGLAPAEVDEDGKEINPHIPQYMSSAPWYLNSEKPSLKHQRKWKSDPNYTKAWYDRGAKIFHANKYRKGACENCGAMTHDKKSCMERPRTVGAKWTNMQIAPDEKVESFELDYDGKRDRWNGYDPSTYTRVIAEYEAREEARKKYLKEQQLKKLEEKNGNQDDIDVGSDEDTEDGLKIDEAKVDESNQMDFAKVEKRVRTTGGGSTGTVRNLRIREDTAKYLLNLDVNSAYYDPKTRSMREDPLPDMDPNEKFYVGDNQNRLSGQALEFKQLNLHAWEAFEKGQDIHMQAAPSQAELLYKSFKIKKEKLKSETKEKIMEKYGNAASEEPLPRELLLGQSEREIEYDRTGRIIKGKDTSVPKSKYEEDVYINNHTSVWGSWWKDHQWGYKCCKQTIKNSYCTGLAGIEAAEASADLMKANMARKEAAEEEPVQHEEKRLATWGTDVPDDLVLDKKKLAESLKKEDERRREERDERKRKYNVKWNDEVTAEDMEAYRMKKIHHDDPMKDFLH
- the LOC112888634 gene encoding cell division cycle and apoptosis regulator protein 1 — translated: MFPSKGPSHYGQQPPYGGQQPYGQIPGSTGFTAPAAVGGADGGRFGARAGQGAAAQYGGPYASVYGAQQVGGLGGKGPASSTLPSLPTRPTSLSESSKFSSAPVGSSLARPNDDYMAVRGYAQKLEQYGTDYPLERRMYGEHSANLGRRDGLSDLDRRYPDHMPAGHQVHDHMEQGSSMRHQQLLKGQLQPGSDTRQADYFAGRSAPIHQASQEIGAYGRVEAESRNMSILGTAPYGRQQAASLLEGAPRTNIDSLYGQGSSSTGYGAGLPPGRDYSSGKGLLHPSSDPDYRDSILPRVHPGISMVDERRVDRIGYRRELDIRDEERRRDLMLEREKELEWERERELRDLRDRERERERERERDRERLLRERDRERERERERERERERERERLRERREKERERDRKHGADPRREHTPPRVPGDRRRSSSVRSEKPVRRVSPRREAVHRHRSPVKEIKREYICKVLPFRFVDDERDYLSLTKRYPRLAINPEFSKIVLNWAKENLNLSLHTPVSLEHDIHDADDCADEGAMISSEKTSSSDTPVTIWNAKVLLMSGMSKGAFAEITSLRNTEERVLHLNNLLKFAVFKKDRSLFAIGGPWNAAIDGGDPSVDCSCLIRTAIRCVKELVQVDLSNCTHWNRFVEVHYNRIDKDGLFSHKEITVLFVPNLSECLPSVDIWKNNWIAYRKSKAEREQLTMKKEKSPGESKEQKQGELNKGKSIDGDLLKEGDVGSSDMKNDKVDADMDQKGTDVEGKVDKVEEPTEKMGGDVEAKTTEGSSIDHAAGDKKPIKKKVIKKVMKVVRKKPTAGASASASADKSSTEGKNVAAESASKTAEGGQSQQNSEDAGKEQEGAGSNQQPEAKKTSKKRIIRRVVKRKVSASGSQLTAPATPAETSKKEAEVQPEKNVESSTDAGTSQTKLQEGSKTSAEDVSSQKDQKEEEKPEEKEHTLTDGRSPNGDKANHKEAVEQKDMKKDGKKEKTKDDKEKKNRDIKVDPKLKPLNDLKEKKKSDEPPKYPGFILQAKRSKESKLRSTSLSLDGLLDYTAKDIEESVFELSLFAESFSEMLQHRMGCVILSFLEKLSKRYVLKRNQRKRQREEDLKKEEKKSSEKRPKTAHETITESAGNPGGDVKMTKEGEEKMSTDHSASVHDEQSKEGQVKLGTDHPIANLDEPAKEGGEKMNTEHSEAALNEAEAGTKMDEEDPEYEEDPEEIEIYEDDEDMDDAHAEEPTAELNEDDREAKPEVAAEDGGNNKITKEPELENVANIHDKAASVEEKQSMAEKGDSVEGGEKVVSKEVKPAKDEVVDKELLQAFRYFDQNRAGYLKVDDLRCILHNLGKFLSSKDVKDLVQIALIESNSARDNRILYPKLVKIVDL